One part of the Acidimicrobiia bacterium genome encodes these proteins:
- a CDS encoding ferric reductase-like transmembrane domain-containing protein: protein MSTVLAATAGSPLWYFARATGMVALVLLTVTVVLGVVTSVRWSSRRWPRFVVEYVHRDVTLLVMTFIVLHVATVVLDGYAPIGWAAAVVPFSSPYRALWLGLGAVAFDLLLAVGATSWLRHRVGFRVWRFVHWFAYGAWGFSVVHGLATGTDTQRGWALFVNAACVAAVLAAVWWRLAVGWREDRAGIRTALLGMTFVLPLALLGWLRAGPLATGWARRSGTPASVLEKTTQGQTTTSTTNAPVNEDDGGFER, encoded by the coding sequence GTGAGCACCGTGCTCGCGGCAACTGCCGGTTCGCCGCTCTGGTACTTCGCGCGCGCGACCGGGATGGTCGCGCTCGTCCTGCTCACCGTCACGGTGGTGCTCGGCGTGGTCACGAGCGTCCGCTGGAGCTCGCGCCGCTGGCCGCGGTTCGTCGTGGAGTACGTCCACCGCGACGTCACGCTGCTCGTGATGACCTTCATCGTGCTGCACGTGGCGACGGTCGTCCTCGACGGCTACGCGCCGATCGGATGGGCGGCCGCGGTCGTGCCGTTCTCGTCGCCGTACCGCGCGCTCTGGCTCGGTCTGGGCGCGGTCGCGTTCGACCTGCTGCTCGCAGTCGGCGCGACGAGCTGGTTGCGCCACCGCGTCGGCTTCCGCGTCTGGCGCTTCGTGCACTGGTTCGCGTACGGCGCGTGGGGCTTCTCCGTCGTGCACGGCCTCGCGACCGGCACCGACACCCAACGGGGTTGGGCGCTCTTCGTGAACGCGGCATGCGTCGCGGCCGTCCTCGCCGCGGTCTGGTGGCGGCTGGCCGTCGGCTGGCGCGAGGACCGGGCGGGGATCAGGACGGCGCTCCTCGGTATGACGTTCGTCCTGCCGCTCGCGCTGCTCGGGTGGCTGCGCGCCGGCCCGCTCGCGACGGGATGGGCGCGGCGGTCGGGAACGCCGGCGAGCGTGCTCGAGAAGACGACGCAGGGGCAGACGACGACATCGACGACCAACGCCCCGGTGAACGAGGACGACGGAGGATTCGAGCGATGA